A window of the Drosophila simulans strain w501 chromosome 2L, Prin_Dsim_3.1, whole genome shotgun sequence genome harbors these coding sequences:
- the LOC6731333 gene encoding uncharacterized protein LOC6731333, producing MEPSLSNTNKSELLDELRAERALQDKYLKDFCSMTDKLRHLVYGTVPTKIETYEYLESSDGDSNRSLEEEKKLTIFFYKMRCDLEKNLRQIQENPKYLDEVRQFGVIWDNID from the coding sequence ATGGAACCCTCGTTATCCAATACTAACAAATCGGAACTTCTCGACGAACTACGAGCGGAGAGAGCTCTGcaagataaatatttaaaggacTTTTGTTCAATGACGGATAAGCTAAGACACTTAGTGTATGGCACTGTTCCTACCAAAATTGAGACCTATGAATATTTGGAAAGTTCCGACGGTGACAGCAATCGTTCTCTCGAAGAAgagaaaaagctaactatttTTTTCTATAAAATGCGGTGCGATctagaaaaaaatttaagacAGATTCAAGAGAACCCCAAATATTTAGACGAAGTCAGGCAGTTTGGTGTTATCTGGGACAATATAGATTAA